CAATCATGATGGAAGCAACGATTTCGTTCCTAGGTCTTGGTGACCCGAACACAATCAGCTGGGGCATCATGCTTTACAACGTTCAAACCTCTTCATCAATGCTGATTGGCGCTTGGTGGGAACTGTTGGCTCCTTGTATCGCATTGACACTACTTGTAACTGGTCTTGCTCTACTTAACTTCGCTGTCGATGAAATTGCCAACCCGCAACTGCGTTCTCACAAAGGCATGAAGCGTTGGAAGAAATTAGCAGCACAAGACAAAGAAGAACGTGAACCTGAACTACCACCACAAAATGCACTTTGGAGCGGAGATAAATAATCATGTCTGAACCACTAATTTCTATCCGCAATTTATGCGTGGATTACATCACAGAGTCTGGCGATGTACGTGCGTGTAACAACGTAAGTTTCGACATTGCTCCAGGTGAAGTATTCGGCCTAGCTGGTGAATCTGGCTGTGGTAAATCAACTGTTGCTTTCTCTCTTATGCGTCTGCATAAGCCGCCCGCTTACATCAGTGGTGGTGAGGTTATCTTCAATGGTGAGAACATCCTTGAATACAGTGATGACCGTATGCAAGCGTTCCGTTGGAGCGAGATGTCGATGGTATTCCAGAGTGCGATGAACGCACTCAACCCTGTATTACCAATGGAAGAGCAGTTCTGTGACGTAATTATGCGTCACACCAACATGACTCGTGAGCAAGCTAAGCAACGCGCTGAAGGTCTACTTGAAATCGTAGATATTCACCCGAGCCGATTGAGTGACTACCCTCACCAATTCTCTGGCGGCATGCGTCAGCGCTTGGTTATTGCTATCGCTTTAGCATTGAATCCAAAGCTGATCATTATGGATGAGCCAACGACCGCACTTGATGTGGTTGTTCAACGCGAAATCCTACAAAAGATCTATGCACTAAAAGAAGAGTTTGGCTTCTCGATTCTGTTCATCACTCATGACTTGTCATTGATGGTCGAGTTCTCTGACCGTATCGGCATCATGTACTCAGGTGAGCTTATCGAAGTTGCCAATGCTCAAGATATTCTAGAAAACCCTTACCACCCTTATACCAAAGGGCTGGGAAGTTCTTTCCCTCCACTGACAGGGCCAAAGACAAAACTAGCGGGTATTCCGGGCAACCCTCTGAACTTGTTAGAAATTCCTGAAGGGTGTCGTTTCCAAGCTCGTTGTGATCGTGTACATGAAACGTGTACCAAGGTGCCAACCAAGCTGCGTTCTATCGACCCGGGACATTTGTCTAACTGCCACCTGTACGGTGACCCAATAGTACAAAGGAAGCTATAGCTTGCACGCTGATTCAGCGTGAATAACGAATAAGGCGGCTCGACCGCCGAAATGCAAGCAAAGCGAATAAGGATTCTGGAGACAATTATGAGCAAAGATTTCGGTCAATTATTGGTAGAAGGCAAGAATGTCGTAAAAGACTTCCCAATAAGCAGTACCACAATTCAAACCCCAATGATGCGTGCGATTAACGACGTATCATTCAAGATGTATAAAAGTCGCGGCCTAGCTGTGGTTGGTGAGTCAGGTTCAGGCAAATCAACAACAGCAAAAATGATCGCAAAAATGTACGCGCCTTCGGGCGGTACGATCGAATACAAAGGTCGTGATATCCAAGAGATCTCAAGCAGAAAAGATCTTATGCACTACCGTGAAGGCGTGCAGATGGTATGGCAAGACCCGTTTGGTTCCCTGAACCCAACACATAACATCTTTCACCACATAGCTCGACCATTGTTGATCCACAAAAAAGTATCTCCGGGCAACAAGAAAGAGTTACAGGAACGTGTGTACGATCTTCTAGAGCAAGTTGGCTTAGTGCCACCACAAGCAACGGCAGAAAAGTACCCTCATCAACTCTCTGGTGGTCAGCGTCAACGTGTCAACCTAGCCCGTAACATTGCAGTTGGTGCAGAAGTTGTATTAGCCGATGAACCAACATCGATGCTTGATGTATCGATTCGTGCTGGTGTTTTGAACCTGATGGAAGAAATGAAGTTTGAGAAACAAATGTCTCTACTTTACATCACCCACGATATCGCAACCGCTCGTTACATTGCTGAAGATCTTTCAGTGATGTACGTAGGACACATGGTGGAATGGGGCGATACCGATGATGTGATTGCTAACCCTCAGCATCCTTACACCCAACTGCTTGTTTCTGCGGTTCCAGATCCTAAAAAATCGATCCACGAACAACTCGCAGGCAACAAAGGTGAGATCCCTCTTTGGACACCAGTCTCAGCAGGTTGCCCATTTGCAGGCCGTTGCACTCATGCAATGGACAAGTGTAAAGAGCAGTTACCAGGGGTTACGCAGTTAGCTGATAACCACTTTGTGCGTTGTTACCTACACGAAAGTTAAGCAATAAAACCAAGTTAGGGTCTGCGGGCCCTAACTATTTGTATCCAAAACATTTTATATCCAAAACATTCAAGTACCTAGCCAATAGAAACTAGGACTGTCGGAGAATATTGATGCTGTTATTGACCAACCATATTGGCTACGAATCCACGGCTCCAAAGCAGGCTATTCTGCAAACGAAGAAAGCTCGCTTATCAAGTACGACTGCACTTTTGGTGTGTGCCGACAACCATATCACTGTCGGAAGTTTTGATGTGGTTAAACAAGGCCGCGTAGCAAATTGGCATCAAGGGCAATTCTTCACTATCGATTTCAGTTCATTCACTGAATCAGGTCGCTACTACCTACGTTTTGACAACCTACGCTCTGAAGTATTTGAGATTGGTAGCAACCTATTAATGAACCACACGTTTTCTGATGTGCTTCATTACTTTAAGTCACAACGCTGTGGCG
Above is a window of Vibrio atlanticus DNA encoding:
- a CDS encoding ABC transporter ATP-binding protein — protein: MSEPLISIRNLCVDYITESGDVRACNNVSFDIAPGEVFGLAGESGCGKSTVAFSLMRLHKPPAYISGGEVIFNGENILEYSDDRMQAFRWSEMSMVFQSAMNALNPVLPMEEQFCDVIMRHTNMTREQAKQRAEGLLEIVDIHPSRLSDYPHQFSGGMRQRLVIAIALALNPKLIIMDEPTTALDVVVQREILQKIYALKEEFGFSILFITHDLSLMVEFSDRIGIMYSGELIEVANAQDILENPYHPYTKGLGSSFPPLTGPKTKLAGIPGNPLNLLEIPEGCRFQARCDRVHETCTKVPTKLRSIDPGHLSNCHLYGDPIVQRKL
- a CDS encoding ABC transporter ATP-binding protein; this translates as MSKDFGQLLVEGKNVVKDFPISSTTIQTPMMRAINDVSFKMYKSRGLAVVGESGSGKSTTAKMIAKMYAPSGGTIEYKGRDIQEISSRKDLMHYREGVQMVWQDPFGSLNPTHNIFHHIARPLLIHKKVSPGNKKELQERVYDLLEQVGLVPPQATAEKYPHQLSGGQRQRVNLARNIAVGAEVVLADEPTSMLDVSIRAGVLNLMEEMKFEKQMSLLYITHDIATARYIAEDLSVMYVGHMVEWGDTDDVIANPQHPYTQLLVSAVPDPKKSIHEQLAGNKGEIPLWTPVSAGCPFAGRCTHAMDKCKEQLPGVTQLADNHFVRCYLHES